The Benincasa hispida cultivar B227 chromosome 9, ASM972705v1, whole genome shotgun sequence genome has a segment encoding these proteins:
- the LOC120085155 gene encoding AT-rich interactive domain-containing protein 4-like, with protein sequence MVFYSQVPARYTCRLLAIPCGSIPEDKCKKDNPEDQKRYPFPQLNSSGRLEVQVLSNPSKDQFCRIIESYKPNIVYLQGEQIENDEVGSLVWGGVDLSTVEAISGLFSYPLPTTVYLEIAKGDEVADALHSKGIPYVIYWRSTFSCYAACHFRNAFFSVLQSSSAHTWDAFQLAHASFRMYCLRNNLILPNSSHEEVSEELGPHLLGERLKINIEPLEAADDEEGSPEIPSVSILDNDVEMRFLVCGEPGSLDAYVLGALEDGLHALLDIEIRGSKLHGKFSAPPPPLQAGTLSNGVVTMRCDISTCSFAHISLLVSGSAQACFDDQLFENYIKNEIIDRGELVQTLIDGEGSKHLSEPRKSVSIACGATVFEVSMKIPSWASQILRQLAPDVSYRSLVVLGIASIQGLSVASFEKDDAERFLFFSSRKEKDLFLSNLTDSTLPIWLKPPAPRKRSKYMKDTSLGSHDVIEHLKVSSGRRIDSPNMKIGSRNGFSTPMFPFTRKRGMKIAAMRPIPHVNRHKMISFHGIAETGGNGSLIKASVPCNPAKHVTVGSASVLQQKLFPSASQYKQIIPMNPLPLKKHGCGRSPIQACFEEEFLKDLLQFLSLRGHNRLIPPGGLAEFPDAILNGKRLDLYNLYKEVVSRGGFRVGNGINWKGQIFSKMRNYTMTNRMTGVGNTLKRHYETYLLEYELAHEDVDGECCLLCHSSAAGDWVNCGICGEWAHFGCDRRQGLGAFKDYAKTDGLEYICPHCSVANYKKKKVANGLSPGFSSRPM encoded by the exons ATGGTTTTTTATTCCCAAGTTCCTGCTAGATATACTTGTAGGCTTCTTGCAATCCCCTGCGGGAGTATTCCTGAAGATAAATGTAAGAAGGATAATCCAGAGGATCAGAAGAGATATCCCTTTCCACAATTAAATTCTTCTGGGCGTTTGGAG GTCCAGGTTTTGTCCAATCCTAGTAAAGATCAGTTTTGTAGGATTATTGAATCATATAAACCAAACATTGTTTACTTACAAGGGGAACAAATCGAGAACGATGAAGTTGGTTCTTTAGTATGGGGAGGTGTTGATTTGTCCACAGTAGAAGCGATAAGTGGGCTCTTTAGTTATCCGTTACCCACCACT GTATATTTGGAAATAGCAAAGGGAGATGAAGTAGCAGATGCACTTCACTCCAAG GGTATTCCTTATGTCATATACTGGAGAAGCACATTCTCTTGTTATGCAGCATGTCATTTCCGTAATGCATTCTTTTCGGTTCTTCAGAG TTCATCTGCTCACACATGGGACGCATTTCAACTTGCACATGCTTCATTTAGGATGTATTGCTTGAGAAACAACCTTATTCTTCCTAACAGTAGTCATGAAGAAGTTAGTGAAGAGCTGGGTCCACATCTTCTAGGGGAACGCTTGAAAATAAATATCGAACCCCTTGAGGCAGCTGATGATGAAGAAGGTTCACCGGAAATTCCTTCTGTGAGCATACTTGATAATGatgttgaaatgagatttcttgTATGTGGGGAGCCAGGCTCATTG GATGCTTATGTATTAGGAGCTCTGGAGGATGGTCTTCACGCCCTATTGGACATTGAA ATTCGGGGCAGCAAACTTCACGGCAAGTTCAG TGCCCCTCCTCCACCTCTTCAGGCAGGAACACTCTCTAATGGTGTTGTGACCATGCGCTGTGATATATCGACATGCAGTTTTGCCCACATCTCACTATTGGTATCAGGTAGTGCACAAGCTTGTTTTGATGATCAG ctatttgaaaattatataaagAATGAGATTATAGACAGAGGCGAACTAGTGCAGACATTAATCGATGGTGAAGGAAGTAAACACTTATCTGAGCCACGAAAATCTGTTTCAATTGCTTGTGGCGCAACAGTTTTTGAAGTTAGCATGAAGATTCCTTCATGGGCATCTCAG ATTCTGAGGCAGTTGGCCCCTGATGTTTCTTATCGAAGTTTAGTGGTACTCGGCATTGCTAGTATCCAGGGTTTGTCTGTTGCTTCTTTTGAGAAGGATGATGCTGAAcgcttccttttcttctcttcaaGGAAGGAAAAAGATTTATTTCTGAGCAATTTAACCGATAGCACTCTCCCAATCTGGTTGAAACCACCTGCTCCTAGAAAGAGATCAAAATATATGAAAGATACAAGCCTTGGTTCTCATGATGTTATTGAACATCTGAAGGTTTCGTCTGGTAGGAGAATAGATAGTCCGAACATGAAAATAGGATCAAGGAATGGTTTTAGCACTCCCATGTTTCCATTCACTAGAAAGAGAGGCATGAAAATTGCTGCAATGAGGCCCATTCCTCATGTTAATCGCCATAAGATGATCTCTTTTCATGGGATAGCTGAGACAGGTGGCAATGGAAGCCTGATTAAGGCTAGTGTTCCTTGTAATCCCGCAAAACATGTGACTGTAGGTTCAGCTTCAGTTTTGCAACAAAAATTGTTTCCAAGTGCATCTCAATATAAACAAATCATTCCCATGAATCCACTACCTTTGAAGAAGCACGGTTGTGGCAGAAGCCCAATACAGGCTTGCTTTGAG GAGGAATTTTTGAAGGATTTGCTGCAGTTTTTATCTCTTCGAGGTCACAATCGACTTATTCCTCCAGGTGGGCTTGCTGAGTTTCCAGATGCAATACTCAATGGAAAGCGTCTTGACCTTTACAACCTATACAAGGAG GTGGTTTCAAGAGGCGGCTTTCGTGTTGGAAATGGCATTAACTGGAAAGGACAGATCTTCTCAAAGATGCGCAATTACACCATGACCAATAGAATGACT GGTGTTGGAAACACGCTTAAAAGACATTACGAGACTTATCTTCTAGAGTATGAATTGGCACATGAAGATGTAGATGGTGAATGTTGCCTCTTGTGTCACAG TAGTGCAGCGGGGGACTGGGTGAACTGTGGCATTTGTGGGGAGTGGGCTCACTTCGGTTGTGACAGAAGGCAGGGTCTTGGCGCATTTAAG GATTATGCAAAAACTGATGGATTAGAATACATATGTCCACACTGTAGTGTTGCTAAttataagaagaagaaagttgcAAATGGGTTGTCTCCAGGCTTCTCCTCAAGACCAATGtga